Below is a genomic region from Echinicola rosea.
GTCAGGTTTTGGTGACCGCAGTAGAGGTGCTGGCTATATTGGCGGACCAGCTGGGGGCGTGGCATTTGGCATCCGGAACTTTTGGCAGAGCTACCCTGCCCAGTTGGACATTCGAAATGCCCATACCGAAAATGCAGAAGTGACCATGTGGCTTTGGGCACCGGACGCCCCGGCGATGGACCTGCGCTTTTATCATGATGGCATGGGACAGGATACCTATGAAAAACAACTGGATGCACTTAATATCACGTACGAGGATTATGAGCCTGGCTTTGGAACGGCAAAAGGAGTAGCCAGGACAAGTGAAATGCAACTTTGGGTACTGGAGAAAACCCCCAGTCATGAAGCATTCAATGCCTTGGCAAATGGCATAGAAACTCCTCCGCAATTGGTTGCTTCTCCAGAATACCTTCACCAAATGGGCGTGTTTGGGAGGATATGGGACCTACCCGATACCAGTACACCCAAGAAAGCAAAAATCGAAGCATACTTGGAGGATTATTTTGAGTTTTACAAAGGGCAGGTGGATGACCACCGGTGGTATGGCTTTTGGGATTTTGGCGATGTGATGCACAGCTATGATTTTGACCGTCATACTTGGAAATATGATGTCGGAGGGTTTGCGTGGGACAATTCCGAATTATCCACAGATCTATGGCTTTGGTATTATTTTTTACGCACGGGCAGGGCCGATGTTTATCGTATGGCGGAAGCTATGACACGCCATACAGGAGAAGTAGATGTGCACCATCTGGGGAAATTTGCGCCCTTGGGCAGTCGGCACAATGTGATGCATTGGGGCTGTAGCGCCAAGCAGCTACGTATCTCAACCGCTGCCAACAGGCGCTTTTATTATTATTTGACCGGTGACGAGCGGGTGGGAGACCTGATGCGCGAACAGATCAATGCCGTGGCGACCTTAAAAGAAGTGCCGCCAACCAGAAAGGTAAGCAGCAAATCGGTATGGGAAACCGATGATGATCCCCATCACGTGTATGCCGGTTTTGGGACGGATTACAGTGCCATTGCCGCCGCGTGGCTGACAGAATGGGAGCGAACCGGCGGGGAGGAAATCAAAGAAAAACTTATGAACAGCATGCGAACCATAGCTGCCCAGCCCAAAGGCTTTTTTACCGGAGGAAGCAGATTGGATTTGCGGACAGGTGAATTCGAGATTCAAGACCGGCAGCGGGCCGGGGCTTCGCACCTGAGTGCTGTTTTTGGTTTGATGGAAATCTGTGCTGAGCTGATCGAAAACATCGATATGCCCGAATTTAAAGCCGCTTGGTTACAGTACTGTGAACTGTACAATGCCAGCGATGAGGAGCAAGAAAAAGCCTTGGGAAATGCTCTCGGTAAGCTCAACCTAGGCCAAGGTCATAGCCGACTGACCGCCTATGCTGCGAAGCAAAAAAATGATCCCCAACTTGCCGCCAGGGCTTGGAAAGAGTTTTTTGGAGGAGCGGCAGGATACCGTTTTGATAAGCCAGAAATATATGAAGTAAAAGGACCCGAAGTGCTGCACCCTGTTGAAGAAGGTCATATTTCTACCAATGCCACCGCCCAATGGGGCTTGGCCGCTATCCAATGTTTGGGCTTGATCGGGAATGAACTGAAGGAATAGGCTATTAATAGCCCTCGTTTATAAAGAGCGGCTATTGAGCCGTGCATTTGCAATGCACGAGTATGTTGACTGGCATTTCAAATGCCGTGTTCGTAAATTCCTTGTTACAAAGGAACAAACGTTTAGCCTTTTGGCTGGAGAAACCCTCACAGCAACGTACAGTTTTACTGTCAAAGAAAGCTAACTTTTGGGTTTTCTAACCACGATCAAAATAACCCGTTATGCGTAGTTTTCTTCTTTTACTTTTGGTAATATCCACTACCACATTACATGGTCAAACCTACAAGTTTGATTTTGGTAATGGCCCTGTGGCCAAAGGATATGGTCAAGTACTGCCTGAGATGGTCTATACGGCAGAAAGAGGTTTTGGCTTTCTGGAAGGAAAACAACCTGAGGCCATAAATAGTGGCAGAAATGAACTGAAAGGGGATTTGATTGCGAGTGATGCGCCTTTCTTTTTTACAGTTGATGTGCCAGAGGGCAATTATGACGTGAAGGTGATTTTGGGCGATAGGGAAGGGACTTCCTCCACCACTATCCGCGTGGAAAATCGCCGCTTGATGCTAGAAAAGACGGATACTAAAGAAGGCAAACAAAAGGAAGAAATGTTTTCCGTGCATGTCCGCTATCCCGAAATTGCCGGTACCGATAAAAAGGTCAGGCTGAAATCACGGGAACTGGATTATTTTCATTGGGACCACCAGCTGACAATAGAGTTTAACGGAGATGCACCCAAAGTGGCTGCGGTAGAAATAACTCCAAACACCACCGCGCCAACTGTGTTTTTGGCAGGAAACAGCACCGTCGTGGATCAAGCAAATGAGCCTTGGGCAGCTTGGGGGCAAATGTTTCCAGTGTTTTTTAAGCCGGGGAAAGTTGTTATAGCCAATCATGCCGAATCAGGAGAGACATTGAAGGCCTTTATGGGAGCGGGAAGACTGGAAAATGTGCTTAGTTTGATGAAGCCGGGAGATTACCTGTTTATTGAATTTGCCCATAACGACCAGAAGCCGGGAGGCAGTCACGTGGAGCCTTTTACCACCTATCAAGAAATGATTCGAGAATATGCTGCTGCCGCAAAGGCAAAGGGAGGAATTCCCGTTTTGGTCACTTCCATGCATAGAAGAAGGTTTGACGAAAATGGCAAGATCATCAATACACTCGATGATTATCCCGAAGCCATGCGACAACTGGCCAAGGAAGATGGGATAGCTTTGATTGACCTGAATGCGATAAGCAAAGTCTTGTACGAGGCCTGGGGTGTGGAGGCATCCAAAAAGGCATTTGTCCATTTTCCGGCAGGGACATTTGAAGGACAAAGAGAGGACTTTGCGGACAATACCCACTTCAGTACTTATGGTGCTTACCAATTGGCCAGATGTGTGGTGGAAGGGTTAAAGCAAACTGATCTAAAGCTGAAAAAATACCTGAAGAAAGGTATTCCAAGCTATAACTCCGAAAACCCACCTGCCTTCGAGGATTTTTATTGGCCATTGAGCCCAAAGGTGTCGGTGATCAAGCCAGATGGTAATTGATTGACAAGTAGCAAGATAGAGCAAAGAGAAAAGAAGAAAGAAAAAAAGCTTCACCCGAGAGTTCCGTATTCCACCCAGGGCAAGGCAAGCGCATTTAAAAACCTCAGTTCGATTATAAAACGTCACTGCGAGGCTTAGGGGGGAGATTAGAGGAGTGGAAGCCGTGGCTGTCTTCGTATTTGGGGATTGCCACACCCTTTTCCAACCCACATCCTCCTAAAAAGGGTTCGCTTTTAATACTAAAAATAAGTCGTTCCTACGGAACTTACCCTTTTGTGTGTAATCATTTTTTGTTGTCACCTGCACCTTCTATATGACCCTCCGCCAAAGGCGGAAGCCATACATTTTTGGGACTTTTTAACTGAATCCGCCTTGCAGGTATTGG
It encodes:
- a CDS encoding exo-rhamnogalacturonan lyase family protein; its protein translation is MTDYSPSRRNFVKQSTLLSGGLYMAPHLASAFDTTRDMPLEPVELGWLENPENTRFGGVTLGVPWPKGQLKQSDFLLTNNVGKQIPVQSWPLAYWPDGSIKWAGHAISQPDDLQGNWKLIPGKGVRPEKEISVEETSSAIKVDTGLIQCTVDKNGSAFMKSIIRNGRESLKNGRLVLLKQDGVLGEDEQITTSLFEGEINQVTVEQNGPVRAVIKVEGKHQTPEGDGWLPFIIRLYFYAGEANIRTMHTIVYDGDEERDFIKGLGMRFDVPMEDELYDRHVRFAGKGDGIFGEAVRGLTGLRRDSGKAVREAQVKGEKTPPKSTFPESVRSRLHYIPAFGDYTLSQTSSDAFSIRKRTASGHSWLKSGFGDRSRGAGYIGGPAGGVAFGIRNFWQSYPAQLDIRNAHTENAEVTMWLWAPDAPAMDLRFYHDGMGQDTYEKQLDALNITYEDYEPGFGTAKGVARTSEMQLWVLEKTPSHEAFNALANGIETPPQLVASPEYLHQMGVFGRIWDLPDTSTPKKAKIEAYLEDYFEFYKGQVDDHRWYGFWDFGDVMHSYDFDRHTWKYDVGGFAWDNSELSTDLWLWYYFLRTGRADVYRMAEAMTRHTGEVDVHHLGKFAPLGSRHNVMHWGCSAKQLRISTAANRRFYYYLTGDERVGDLMREQINAVATLKEVPPTRKVSSKSVWETDDDPHHVYAGFGTDYSAIAAAWLTEWERTGGEEIKEKLMNSMRTIAAQPKGFFTGGSRLDLRTGEFEIQDRQRAGASHLSAVFGLMEICAELIENIDMPEFKAAWLQYCELYNASDEEQEKALGNALGKLNLGQGHSRLTAYAAKQKNDPQLAARAWKEFFGGAAGYRFDKPEIYEVKGPEVLHPVEEGHISTNATAQWGLAAIQCLGLIGNELKE
- a CDS encoding rhamnogalacturonan acetylesterase, whose amino-acid sequence is MRSFLLLLLVISTTTLHGQTYKFDFGNGPVAKGYGQVLPEMVYTAERGFGFLEGKQPEAINSGRNELKGDLIASDAPFFFTVDVPEGNYDVKVILGDREGTSSTTIRVENRRLMLEKTDTKEGKQKEEMFSVHVRYPEIAGTDKKVRLKSRELDYFHWDHQLTIEFNGDAPKVAAVEITPNTTAPTVFLAGNSTVVDQANEPWAAWGQMFPVFFKPGKVVIANHAESGETLKAFMGAGRLENVLSLMKPGDYLFIEFAHNDQKPGGSHVEPFTTYQEMIREYAAAAKAKGGIPVLVTSMHRRRFDENGKIINTLDDYPEAMRQLAKEDGIALIDLNAISKVLYEAWGVEASKKAFVHFPAGTFEGQREDFADNTHFSTYGAYQLARCVVEGLKQTDLKLKKYLKKGIPSYNSENPPAFEDFYWPLSPKVSVIKPDGN